A single region of the Montipora capricornis isolate CH-2021 chromosome 13, ASM3666992v2, whole genome shotgun sequence genome encodes:
- the LOC138030315 gene encoding uncharacterized protein isoform X1, translating into MHLIQEITVLSVCCILRSTMGLNARTTFTQEPLPEVFGNLGSDTIFHWKFSCADATDWNNFDEILWATLDKAHVKDKYITVFKNGRNATNYQLPAPLQSRLGVAINISNYNYSLDFVLKKVTREDAKSTYGSKAVFHDGSMRLSKPITLVIRVPPNITRRSSSFVNVEENEDVTLLCGATGDPPPRVEWKKNDKVLQSGKKTNHLLIRNIELKLGGSYVCIAKNDGGSMSYSVLVRVVKYRPYINNSVTSMVLHSWLGHFTSLTCAVDANPAANFTWFKDGRPISSGLNSSHNVATVSFEPTKSDDFGSYLCKAENIKGTALHNITVKQLFPPGPPVINKLVPDMLSISMTWNKPRDDGGSIVLDYMITLLDANKTQRQMRNEITDSNYTIQNVKQNKTYMILIRARNVVGYGEPTNATVSTLEAARPVILHIATAPSIMSVNISWNSTNNHTGIKILDYRIILIDTITQEQRQFIKIRVKNLYVTRLKHNRTYVVKVQAENEDGYGRFMIRRFRTLEADPPGPPVLKAFPRVFEMTVTWNSLPQDTFHIKILDYRIKVWEGSLLIQEHNAKSERSMVIKNLSRNKTYVIGIQARNEVGYGEMRNISARTLLAGPPDPPAITDITIQGNQCLVLWAKPYNGERPIEVYTVTVWIRQASNGSYHKEKLNTWNTTDTEYRLDLRWNLNYTVAVSAWNSFGQSFEGSPKTFTTKRLYKESSSTVASRTPTTNQVKTEKQGNKEAENKKTVFSYLVPLWIVVTTVALPTVLFVLWKTTKKILHIRKCKKEPPSKGTRQFHNRDSESSATTLEEVNENREPNHYQSITEIFEMNFNYGYNADDEKNLQDGNPLNLKSHQENKPYEYNHLHENNLEKRKTGQKKKQIELVKPTEVGESDLGSGLGTVPNHVYSHLIHGDSFMKKHCKWEISRSRLKLEKTIRCGQFGPVKKGFALNVDGSGAWVPVAVQISNDQSDAIDLYRKDLLSELKMMEALTAHNHVIQLLACITESEPLCVITEFTPYGDLLGFLRKKRGLEDDYCNIERLALPKRSVTSHQLMQFAWEIADGMAHLSSAKIIHRDLAARNVLLGENLTCKITDFGMTRDIRVQDMFQKQSGGHIPMKWTALEALLDGVYTTKSDVWSFGVVLFEIATMGGVPYPNVEVLDLIHRLASGYRMEKPSHVSDGVYDVMLSCWDEDPDSRPTFRQLQNIINQLDKEKKGLHQPQKIQREALRRSTNVIKIEFIAS; encoded by the exons ATGCATTTAATCCAAGAGATCACAGTGTTGTCGGTCTGCTGCATTCTTCGTTCCACCATGGGAC TAAACGCTAGAACAACATTTACTCAAGAGCCTCTACCTGAGGTATTTGGAAACCTAGGATCGGACACTATTTTTCACTggaagttttcatgtgcagatGCTACAGACTGGAACAACTTTGACGAAATCCTTTGGGCAACGTTGGATAAAGCtcatgtgaaagataaatacATTACGGTCTTTAAGAATGGAAGGAATGCAACTAATTATCAACTACCTGCTCCTCTACAATCCAGGCTAGGGGTTGCAATAAACATAAGCAACTATAACTATAGTCTGGACTTTGTGTTGAAAAAAGTTACGAGGGAAGATGCAAAGTCTACTTATGGCAGTAAAGCGGTGTTCCATGACGGAAGCATGCGCCTCAGTAAGCCAATAACACTAGTAATACGAG TACCACCTAACATTACTCGAAGATCGAGTTCATTTGTGAACGTGGAGGAAAATGAAGATGTCACATTACTCTGTGGAGCAACTGGGGACCCTCCGCCCCGAGTAGAGTGGAAGAAAAACGATAAGGTGCTACAAagcggaaaaaaaacaaaccatcTGCTCATTCGCAACATTGAACTCAAGCTTGGTGGTAGCTATGTGTGCATAGCAAAGAACGACGGTGGATCAATGTCTTATAGCGTCCTCGTGAGAGTAGTAAAGT ATCGGCCTTATATCAACAACAGTGTTACATCAATGGTTTTGCATTCCTGGTTGGGCCACTTTACCAGTTTAACGTGCGCTGTAGATGCAAATCCCGCTGCCAATTTTACCTGGTTCAAAGATGGCCGACCGATCTCAAGCGGTTTAAATTCTTCACATAACGTTGCCACAGTATCGTTTGAACCGACTAAAAGCGACGACTTTGGTTCCTACTTATGTAAAGCCGAAAATATCAAAGGAACAGCGTTGCATAATATTACAGTGAAACAGCTTT TTCCTCCTGGTCCGCCTGTTATAAACAAGTTGGTACCAGATATGCTGTCAATCTCAATGACCTGGAACAAGCCACGAGATGACGGTGGATCAATCGTACTGGATTATATGATAACGTTGCTCGATGCTAACAAAACCCAACGACAAATGAGAAATGAAATAACAGACAGTAACTATACCATtcaaaacgtgaaacaaaacaaaacctataTGATACTTATACGTGCACGAAACGTTGTTGGCTACGGAGAGCCTACAAACGCCACTGTTTCGACGTTAGAGGCAG CTCGTCCAGTCATTCTCCATATTGCCACTGCGCCGAGTATAATGTCAGTTAACATATCGTGGAATTCAACGAATAACCATACAGGAATAAAGATATTGGATTACAGAATTATACTTATAGACACAATAACACAGGAACAGAGACAATTTATAAAGATAAGAGTTAAAAACCTGTACGTCACACGGTTGAAGCACAACAGAACTTACGTGGTCAAGGTACAAGCAGAAAATGAAGATGGCTATGGAAGGTTTATGATCAGAAGATTTAGGACGCTTGAAGCAG ATCCGCCAGGCCCTCCTGTACTAAAAGCCTTCCCACGCGTGTTTGAAATGACAGTAACATGGAATTCATTGCCTCAAGATACATTTCATATCAAAATACTAGACTACAGAATTAAAGTGTGGGAAGGGTCTCTTCTAATACAAGAGCACAACGCAAAATCAGAAAGATCTATGGTCATCAAGAATTTATCCAGGAACAAGACATATGTTATTGGAATACAAGCCAGAAACGAGGTTGGATATGGAGAGATGAGAAACATCAGCGCAAGAACCCTTTTAGCAG GTCCTCCTGACCCACCCGCAATCACAGACATCACCATCCAGGGAAACCAATGTCTCGTTCTTTGGGCAAAACCCTATAATGGTGAACGTCCAATCGAAGTCTATACAGTAACTGTGTGGATACGACAGGCTAGTAACGGTTCATACCACAAGGAAAAGCTCAATACATGGAACACGACAGACACGGAATACCGTTTAGATTTACGATGGAACCTAAACTACACGGTGGCTGTCTCAGCGTGGAATAGCTTCGGCCAAAGCTTCGAAGGATCGCCCAaaacatttacaactaaaagaTTGTATAAAG AATCAAGCTCGACAGTGGCCTCTAGAACTCCAACCACCAATCAAG tcaaaacagagaAACAAGGGAACAAGGAAGCAGAAAACAAGAAAACCGTTTTTAGTTATCTCGTTCCTTTGTGGATTGTTGTTACGACCGTTGCACTTCCCACTGTTCTTTTTGTCCTTTGGAAAACCACAAAAAAGA TTTTGCACATCCGCAAGTGCAAGAAGGAACCACCATCAAAAGGGACCAGACAATTTCACAA tAGAGACAGTGAGTCTTCGGCAACAACATTGGAAGAAGTAAACGAAAACAGG GAACCAAATCACTATCAATCAATAACAGAGATTTTCGAAATGAATTTTAACTACGGATACAACGCAGACGACGAAAAGAACTTACAGGATGGAAATCCCCTGAATTTAAAATCTCACCAGGAGAACAAGCCTTACGAATACAACCATCTGCACGAGAATaatctggaaaaacgaaaaacaggacagaaaaagaaacaaatcgaGCTTGTCAAACCAACTGAAGTGGGAGAAAGCGATTTGGGATCTGGACTTGGAACGGTTCCTAACCACGTGTATTCCCACTTAATTCACGGCGATTCGTTCATGAAGAAGCATTGCAAGTGGGAAATTTCTCGAAGCAGGCTAAAGCTAGAAAAGACGATACGCTGTGGGCAATTTGGACCTGTTAAGAAAGGCTTTGCTTTGAACGTTGACGGGAGCGGAGCCTGGGTGCCGGTGGCAGTCCAAATTTCAAACGACCAGA GTGACGCGATTGACCTATATCGAAAAGATTTGCTCTCTGAACTTAAGATGATGGAGGCGCTGACAGCACATAATCACGTGATACAGTTATTGGCCTGCATAACTGAATCAG AGCCTCTCTGTGTAATCACAGAGTTTACACCTTATGGAGACTTGTTGGGTTTCCTAAGAAAGAAACGAGGCTTAGAGGACGATTACTGCAACATAGAGCGCCTTGCCCTACCGAAACGAAGTGTTACGTCACATCAATTAATGCAGTTTGCTTGGGAGATAGCTGATGGAATGGCTCATCTGAGCTCAGCAAAG ATAATTCACCGCGATTTGGCGGCCAGAAATGTTCTGTTGGGTGAAAATCTGACGTGCAAGATAACAGACTTTGGGATGACCCGAGACATCCGAGTACAGGACATGTTCCAGAAACAAAGTGGG GGCCATATACCCATGAAATGGACAGCTCTTGAGGCTTTGCTTGACGGAGTCTACACCACCAAAAGCGATGT ATGGAGCTTTGGGGTTGTCTTGTTTGAGATAGCCACCATGG GAGGCGTACCTTATCCTAACGTGGAAGTTTTAGACCTGATACATAGATTGGCATCTGGTTACCGGATGGAAAAACCAAGCCATGTTTCTGATGGAGT ATACGATGTGATGCTGTCATGTTGGGATGAAGATCCAGATAGCCGACCCACATTTCGTCAGTTGCAAAACATCATAAATCaacttgacaaggaaaaaaa AGGATTGCATCAACCTCAGAAAATACAACGGGAAGCTCTACGAAGAAGTACAAACGTGATCAAGATAGAGTTTATCGCTTCCTGA
- the LOC138030315 gene encoding uncharacterized protein isoform X2, whose amino-acid sequence MHLIQEITVLSVCCILRSTMGLNARTTFTQEPLPEVFGNLGSDTIFHWKFSCADATDWNNFDEILWATLDKAHVKDKYITVFKNGRNATNYQLPAPLQSRLGVAINISNYNYSLDFVLKKVTREDAKSTYGSKAVFHDGSMRLSKPITLVIRVPPNITRRSSSFVNVEENEDVTLLCGATGDPPPRVEWKKNDKVLQSGKKTNHLLIRNIELKLGGSYVCIAKNDGGSMSYSVLVRVVKYRPYINNSVTSMVLHSWLGHFTSLTCAVDANPAANFTWFKDGRPISSGLNSSHNVATVSFEPTKSDDFGSYLCKAENIKGTALHNITVKQLFPPGPPVINKLVPDMLSISMTWNKPRDDGGSIVLDYMITLLDANKTQRQMRNEITDSNYTIQNVKQNKTYMILIRARNVVGYGEPTNATVSTLEAARPVILHIATAPSIMSVNISWNSTNNHTGIKILDYRIILIDTITQEQRQFIKIRVKNLYVTRLKHNRTYVVKVQAENEDGYGRFMIRRFRTLEADPPGPPVLKAFPRVFEMTVTWNSLPQDTFHIKILDYRIKVWEGSLLIQEHNAKSERSMVIKNLSRNKTYVIGIQARNEVGYGEMRNISARTLLAGPPDPPAITDITIQGNQCLVLWAKPYNGERPIEVYTVTVWIRQASNGSYHKEKLNTWNTTDTEYRLDLRWNLNYTVAVSAWNSFGQSFEGSPKTFTTKRLYKESSSTVASRTPTTNQVKTEKQGNKEAENKKTVFSYLVPLWIVVTTVALPTVLFVLWKTTKKILHIRKCKKEPPSKGTRQFHNRDSESSATTLEEVNENREPNHYQSITEIFEMNFNYGYNADDEKNLQDGNPLNLKSHQENKPYEYNHLHENNLEKRKTGQKKKQIELVKPTEVGESDLGSGLGTVPNHVYSHLIHGDSFMKKHCKWEISRSRLKLEKTIRCGQFGPVKKGFALNVDGSGAWVPVAVQISNDQSDAIDLYRKDLLSELKMMEALTAHNHVIQLLACITESEPLCVITEFTPYGDLLGFLRKKRGLEDDYCNIERLALPKRSVTSHQLMQFAWEIADGMAHLSSAKIIHRDLAARNVLLGENLTCKITDFGMTRDIRVQDMFQKQSGGHIPMKWTALEALLDGVYTTKSDVWSFGVVLFEIATMGGVPYPNVEVLDLIHRLASGYRMEKPSHVSDGVYDVMLSCWDEDPDSRPTFRQLQNIINQLDKEKKDCINLRKYNGKLYEEVQT is encoded by the exons ATGCATTTAATCCAAGAGATCACAGTGTTGTCGGTCTGCTGCATTCTTCGTTCCACCATGGGAC TAAACGCTAGAACAACATTTACTCAAGAGCCTCTACCTGAGGTATTTGGAAACCTAGGATCGGACACTATTTTTCACTggaagttttcatgtgcagatGCTACAGACTGGAACAACTTTGACGAAATCCTTTGGGCAACGTTGGATAAAGCtcatgtgaaagataaatacATTACGGTCTTTAAGAATGGAAGGAATGCAACTAATTATCAACTACCTGCTCCTCTACAATCCAGGCTAGGGGTTGCAATAAACATAAGCAACTATAACTATAGTCTGGACTTTGTGTTGAAAAAAGTTACGAGGGAAGATGCAAAGTCTACTTATGGCAGTAAAGCGGTGTTCCATGACGGAAGCATGCGCCTCAGTAAGCCAATAACACTAGTAATACGAG TACCACCTAACATTACTCGAAGATCGAGTTCATTTGTGAACGTGGAGGAAAATGAAGATGTCACATTACTCTGTGGAGCAACTGGGGACCCTCCGCCCCGAGTAGAGTGGAAGAAAAACGATAAGGTGCTACAAagcggaaaaaaaacaaaccatcTGCTCATTCGCAACATTGAACTCAAGCTTGGTGGTAGCTATGTGTGCATAGCAAAGAACGACGGTGGATCAATGTCTTATAGCGTCCTCGTGAGAGTAGTAAAGT ATCGGCCTTATATCAACAACAGTGTTACATCAATGGTTTTGCATTCCTGGTTGGGCCACTTTACCAGTTTAACGTGCGCTGTAGATGCAAATCCCGCTGCCAATTTTACCTGGTTCAAAGATGGCCGACCGATCTCAAGCGGTTTAAATTCTTCACATAACGTTGCCACAGTATCGTTTGAACCGACTAAAAGCGACGACTTTGGTTCCTACTTATGTAAAGCCGAAAATATCAAAGGAACAGCGTTGCATAATATTACAGTGAAACAGCTTT TTCCTCCTGGTCCGCCTGTTATAAACAAGTTGGTACCAGATATGCTGTCAATCTCAATGACCTGGAACAAGCCACGAGATGACGGTGGATCAATCGTACTGGATTATATGATAACGTTGCTCGATGCTAACAAAACCCAACGACAAATGAGAAATGAAATAACAGACAGTAACTATACCATtcaaaacgtgaaacaaaacaaaacctataTGATACTTATACGTGCACGAAACGTTGTTGGCTACGGAGAGCCTACAAACGCCACTGTTTCGACGTTAGAGGCAG CTCGTCCAGTCATTCTCCATATTGCCACTGCGCCGAGTATAATGTCAGTTAACATATCGTGGAATTCAACGAATAACCATACAGGAATAAAGATATTGGATTACAGAATTATACTTATAGACACAATAACACAGGAACAGAGACAATTTATAAAGATAAGAGTTAAAAACCTGTACGTCACACGGTTGAAGCACAACAGAACTTACGTGGTCAAGGTACAAGCAGAAAATGAAGATGGCTATGGAAGGTTTATGATCAGAAGATTTAGGACGCTTGAAGCAG ATCCGCCAGGCCCTCCTGTACTAAAAGCCTTCCCACGCGTGTTTGAAATGACAGTAACATGGAATTCATTGCCTCAAGATACATTTCATATCAAAATACTAGACTACAGAATTAAAGTGTGGGAAGGGTCTCTTCTAATACAAGAGCACAACGCAAAATCAGAAAGATCTATGGTCATCAAGAATTTATCCAGGAACAAGACATATGTTATTGGAATACAAGCCAGAAACGAGGTTGGATATGGAGAGATGAGAAACATCAGCGCAAGAACCCTTTTAGCAG GTCCTCCTGACCCACCCGCAATCACAGACATCACCATCCAGGGAAACCAATGTCTCGTTCTTTGGGCAAAACCCTATAATGGTGAACGTCCAATCGAAGTCTATACAGTAACTGTGTGGATACGACAGGCTAGTAACGGTTCATACCACAAGGAAAAGCTCAATACATGGAACACGACAGACACGGAATACCGTTTAGATTTACGATGGAACCTAAACTACACGGTGGCTGTCTCAGCGTGGAATAGCTTCGGCCAAAGCTTCGAAGGATCGCCCAaaacatttacaactaaaagaTTGTATAAAG AATCAAGCTCGACAGTGGCCTCTAGAACTCCAACCACCAATCAAG tcaaaacagagaAACAAGGGAACAAGGAAGCAGAAAACAAGAAAACCGTTTTTAGTTATCTCGTTCCTTTGTGGATTGTTGTTACGACCGTTGCACTTCCCACTGTTCTTTTTGTCCTTTGGAAAACCACAAAAAAGA TTTTGCACATCCGCAAGTGCAAGAAGGAACCACCATCAAAAGGGACCAGACAATTTCACAA tAGAGACAGTGAGTCTTCGGCAACAACATTGGAAGAAGTAAACGAAAACAGG GAACCAAATCACTATCAATCAATAACAGAGATTTTCGAAATGAATTTTAACTACGGATACAACGCAGACGACGAAAAGAACTTACAGGATGGAAATCCCCTGAATTTAAAATCTCACCAGGAGAACAAGCCTTACGAATACAACCATCTGCACGAGAATaatctggaaaaacgaaaaacaggacagaaaaagaaacaaatcgaGCTTGTCAAACCAACTGAAGTGGGAGAAAGCGATTTGGGATCTGGACTTGGAACGGTTCCTAACCACGTGTATTCCCACTTAATTCACGGCGATTCGTTCATGAAGAAGCATTGCAAGTGGGAAATTTCTCGAAGCAGGCTAAAGCTAGAAAAGACGATACGCTGTGGGCAATTTGGACCTGTTAAGAAAGGCTTTGCTTTGAACGTTGACGGGAGCGGAGCCTGGGTGCCGGTGGCAGTCCAAATTTCAAACGACCAGA GTGACGCGATTGACCTATATCGAAAAGATTTGCTCTCTGAACTTAAGATGATGGAGGCGCTGACAGCACATAATCACGTGATACAGTTATTGGCCTGCATAACTGAATCAG AGCCTCTCTGTGTAATCACAGAGTTTACACCTTATGGAGACTTGTTGGGTTTCCTAAGAAAGAAACGAGGCTTAGAGGACGATTACTGCAACATAGAGCGCCTTGCCCTACCGAAACGAAGTGTTACGTCACATCAATTAATGCAGTTTGCTTGGGAGATAGCTGATGGAATGGCTCATCTGAGCTCAGCAAAG ATAATTCACCGCGATTTGGCGGCCAGAAATGTTCTGTTGGGTGAAAATCTGACGTGCAAGATAACAGACTTTGGGATGACCCGAGACATCCGAGTACAGGACATGTTCCAGAAACAAAGTGGG GGCCATATACCCATGAAATGGACAGCTCTTGAGGCTTTGCTTGACGGAGTCTACACCACCAAAAGCGATGT ATGGAGCTTTGGGGTTGTCTTGTTTGAGATAGCCACCATGG GAGGCGTACCTTATCCTAACGTGGAAGTTTTAGACCTGATACATAGATTGGCATCTGGTTACCGGATGGAAAAACCAAGCCATGTTTCTGATGGAGT ATACGATGTGATGCTGTCATGTTGGGATGAAGATCCAGATAGCCGACCCACATTTCGTCAGTTGCAAAACATCATAAATCaacttgacaaggaaaaaaag GATTGCATCAACCTCAGAAAATACAACGGGAAGCTCTACGAAGAAGTACAAACGTGA